A region of the Candidatus Palauibacter australiensis genome:
CCACTCGACATCGTACCAGTCCACGCGGCGCTCCGGCACTACACCGCCGGCATCCCGCACGACGAGAACTGCGAGCGTGTCCCCGAGGACATCCATCCCCAAGACCTTGTCCGCCACCTGCAGCGTCAACGCGTACTCGGGACCTTCGTCGGTGAGCCGAAACATGTCAATGTAGCTGAGCGGGGGGATCACGTCGGTCCCCGCATTCCAGTGGGACACCGCCCAGAACTGCCGCTGGTCGTCCACGACTCTCGCCCCGTACCACTCCTTCGGTCTGGCCCGGATCTCCTCCTCGTCGGGAGCCCAGGGCGCCGACCGCAGGGTCCGTAGCTCCGACGCCACGTCCTCCGCGGTCGGGTATCGCTCCACATACGTCGGGGACCGCACGATCGCGGTGGGCCCCTCCGCGTCCCGATCCGCGTACCAGACGAGAACCTCGCCGTAGCAGGCCAGGAACAGGAGATCGCCGCTTCCGTCGCCGTTCGCCAGCCGACGGGTCCTCTGCAGAGGCGTCGAGCAACTCACGACCTCCGCTTCGTGCGGGAACGCTCGCGCCCACTCGACGCGACCCGTCGCTACGTCGATCTCCGCCTGCACGACCGGCCGGTCGCCGTTTGAGTCGAGCCTCCTGTACCACCCAAGCACTGTCCCGTCCATCGCCTCGCGGCCGCTGGCGCTTAACCGGTCAGGGAGCCCTCCCGTGGAAGCGAGGAACTCCCCCGACCCGGAGAACAGCGACAGGCGGTGCAGTCGCCGATCAACTACGCCAACCGTACCTGACGGGCCACGAAGTACGTCGCCCGGAAACGTGAACTCGCCTGGTCCCTCTCCTTCAGTACCAAACTCGACAGCCTCGCCGCCGGGCTCAATGCAGATCACGCGGTGCCAGTACGAGTCGATGACACATGCTGCACCGCCGCGCAGAAGAGTGAGCCCACTGCGTACGCTCAGCGGTGCCGGCGCCGAGGCGACCTTGTCGAGCTTGATTGGCTGAATTGCGATATCGACCGGCTCACCACACGCGGCGGCGGCCAGCGCAGTGGCGAGCGCGGCCTGACGACGCTTATTGGACACTAATACGGCCCCTCACAGCCCTCCATGCACTCGTCGAGGTGGGCCGGCGCCTCGGACATGGCATCGTCGGGTGAAGCCCCCTGGATTTCCCTCCAGTCGTTGTAAGTCCGGGAAGCCTCCAGAGAGTACGCGTGCCAGCATGAGTTCATCTCACTCTCCTTCGGGATCGGGTTGAGGAACACGATTACTGGGTTAAGCCAGCACCCGGCGGCGCCTCGCCAAGCCCGGAGAGACGGGATAAGGCTCCGGCACCACTGCCCCGACTAGAGCCGGGGGTTACCGGACAACGTCGTATCGGACGACGTACGGGATGTCGAGGGCATCCCTCTCCACGACCCAGCATTCGGTCAGATCCGCGAACAGGATTCCACCGGGAGGCCGAAGCCGGCCTATGGCCGATCCCGAGCCATCGAGCACCAGCCACTCGCGGTCACCGTTTTCTTCTCTCAATCCTGCCAGCCAGGTGGTTCCGTCGTTCCCCACCTCGACGGACGCCACGGGGGGAAAGTACCGGTGTTGCTCGTAGAACTCGCGCAGGGCGCGGGCGTGGGCTCTCCGATTGTTGATGCTTGGCCTATCTATGGAACTGGCGATCCGGTCATCAAAGAAGTCCGGTGGCACGGGGCGGGGCTCATATTCGAAGCTTCGCCGGTACACGGTGTCGCCGTGAAGGTCGATTCTCGTGACTTCAAACTCCGCGGGGGATGTGCGCCCGTCCCAACTCTGACGCTTCACCAGAACGACGCTCGATCCGTCCGGAGCGAAGGCTATCAGGTCCTGGTCTTGAATCGGCGAAACGACCCATGACTCGCCGACAGCCAGCCCGGCGGTGATCTTGCGGAAGAGGCCGACAATCGATTGTCGAGCCAGCGTGTCGGGCAGGGTCCCATCGGGCTCCGTGACGATGACGGGAATTTCCGACACAGTCGGCAGCCCTCCGGAGGGCGTCGTGAGTTCGGGAGATGCGACAACGCGGCCGTTGGCGAGTACGGCTAACGGGATCCATCGCTGAAACGATCCCGGGACGTCGGCCCGATACTGGATGGTCTCCGCTTCGCCGGTCGCTACGTCGAAGAACGTAAGCCGCGCCGACATCGGATCCGTCACCCACAGTCGCGACCCATGCCACCCCATCTGGTTCGGCCGCATCAACTCGCCGGGCCCCTCCCCTCGACGGCCGAGGTCGCGAACGAATTCTCCGGCGCGCGAAAAAACCCGCACCTTGCCGTCCTGCGGCTGCAGCACGAACACGTGTTGGTCATCGGCGAGGACCCAGCCGACCCTTGACAGTCCGTAAACCGGATCGTCCACGCTTCCGATCGTTACGCCGCGCTCGAGCGTCCACTCCGGTATCCGGCCCGAGACCTGGCCGGATACCGGAGCGACACCGAGCGCCAGCGCGCATCCGAGAAGCAGACCCCTCATGATCGGGGTCTCGGGGCAACGCCTCGAGATTCCCGGAAGGCGGTTCGCATCGTCTTCGTCATTTGCGGCGGCGGCGGGCTTCGAGGCGGCGGAGGAGGAGGGGGCTGACGAGGGCCGACGTCGTGCCGCCGATGAGGGCGAGGATGCCGACGGGGCCGGGGTTCGAGAACATCGGGGCGCTGATCTGGGTGTTCATCCACATCCCGAGCGCCGCGAACACGATCGCGCCGACGACGAAGCCGAGCCAGGTGAGCCGGATCACGGGGCGGTGCGCCGAATCATGGGGCCGCGCCGGGCCGCTATGAGCCGCCGTCCCCGTCATCGCCGCCGGGGAGGCCGACGGTGGCGATGCACTCGATCTCGACCCGCGCGTTCAGCACCAGGCCGCCCACCGCCAGCGCGCTGCGCGCCGGCCGATCGTTGGGGAAGAACTCCATGTACGTGCGGCTCATGTCCCGGAAGTCCGCGATGTCGGCCAGGAAGACCGTGCACTTCACGACCTGGTCCAGCGACGAGCCGTAGCGCTCGAGAGCGTCCCCGATGTTCCGCATCGTCTGCTGCGTCTCGGGGATGATTCCGCCCTCGACCAGCCCCTCGCCGGGCACGGTGCCGAGCTTGCCGGAGAGGTAGAGGACGTTCCCGACCCGCACGGCCTCGGAGAAGGGCGAGTTGGGGCGGCCGCCCAGGTACTCGACGGAGTGCATCATCGCGGACATCTCGGCGTGTTCCTGCGCCGCGAGCGGCGTCGCAGGCATGAGGGCCGTCCCGAGCAGCGCGAGAGCCGCAACGAGCGCCAGAGCCGTGGCGGGAAGCTGTTTCCTGGTCATTTCTCCTCCTTCGAAACCTGTCGAGATGGCCTGACACATGTGAAAGGGCCGGTTCACGGAGTGATGCGGGTCATCATGCGGGGGAACGCGATCGTCTCGCGCAGGTGGTCGATTCCGCACATCCATGTCACCGTGCGCTCGATCCCGAGCCCGAACCCGCTGTGCGTGAAGGTCCCGTACTTTCGCAGGTCCAGGTACCAGTCGTAGGACGCCTCCGGGAGTCCTTCCTCGCGGATGCGGGCCAGGAGCTTGTCGTGGTCGTCCTCCCGCTGGCTGCCGCCGATCACCTCGCCATATCCCTCGGGCGCGAGCATGTCGTTGCACTTCACCGTGCGGGGATCCTCCGGGTTCTCCTTCATGTAGAAGGCCTTGACCCCCTTCGGATAGTCGAACACGAAGAGCGGCTTGTCCCGGCCCTCGACGAGCAGCGTCTCGGCCGTCGCGCCGAGATCCGAACCCCATTCGATGTCGCTCCCCTTCGACTGCAGGAAGGCGACGGCGTCGGTGTAGCTGATGCGGTCGAACGGCGGCTGGATGGCCTCGAGCTTGGAGATGTCCCGGCCCAGCGCCTCGAGCTGATCGCGCTGGTTGTAGAGGACGCGCTTCACGATCCAGCAGATGAAGCGCTCCTGGAGCTCCATGTTCCCGTCGGAGTCGATCCAGGGGGCCTCGGGTTCCACCATCCAGAACTCGGTCAGGTGCCGGCGCGTCTTCGACTTCTCGGCCCGGAAGGTGGGGCCGAAGCAGTACACCTTGCCGAGCGCCGCGGCGGCGGCCTCCACGTAGAGCTGCCCCGTCTGCGCGAGGTACGCGGTGCCGAGATCGAAGTACTCCGTCTCGAACAGGGTGCCCGCCGACTCGCCGATCGCTCCGGTGAGGATCGGGGTGTCGACGTGAACGAAGCCCTCGTGGTGGAGGAAGTCGTGGATTGCGCGGATGACCTCGTCCCGGATGCGCATGATCGCGATCTGCCGCGCGCTCCGGAGCCAGAGGTGGCGGTTCTCCAGGAGGAAGTCGACGCCGTGCTCCTTGGGCTGGATCGGGAAGTCGACCGACGGCCCCAGCACCTCGAAGCCCGACGCGGTGAGTTCGACGCCGGAGGGGGCGCGGGTATCGGCGCGCACGACGCCCGTCACGGCGACGCACGCCTCGTGCCCCACCGTGGTCAGCGGTTCCCATGTTTCGGGCGGGATCTCGTTGCGGACGAAGACGCACTGGACCTCGTCCGTGCCGTCGCGAAGCACGAGAAAGGCGATCTTGCCGCTGGAGCGGAGGCGCCGGACCCAGCCGCGGAGACGGACTTCGTCCCCGATGTGGGCGGGCAACTCGCTTATGGTGACGGTGTGTTCGGACATGTGCGGCGACAAGTTGCGGCTCCGTTCGGGACGGGGCAAACGCAGGACGGGGCGAACGCGGCCGCCGCGGTGCCGGCCGGGTCAGCCGACGTGGTAGAGCGCCTCCCGCCGCGCGTAACGGAGATCGAGTTCGTGGCGGAACCGGCGGTGGGCCGGCTTCGAGAGCCCGGGGTCCGCCTCGACGATGGCGCGGGCCCGCCGGCGCCCGGTTTCCAGCAGGTCGATGTCGCGGTCCAGTTGCGCGAACCTCAGGAGGACGGCGCCGTGCTGCTCCTTGCCGAAGAGGTCGCCCTGGCCGCGGATCCGGAGATCTTCCTCGGCGAGTTCGAAGCCGTCGGTCTTCTTCTCGAAGGCGACGAGCCGCTCCGACGGCGTTTCGGAGGCGTGGAAGACGATGCAGTAGGACTGCTCGGCACCCCGCCCGACGCGGCCTCGCAGCTGATGGAGCTGGGCGAGGCCGAAACGCTCGGCGTCCTCGATGATCATCACGGTGGCATTGGGGACGTCGATGCCCACCTCGATGACGGTGGTCGCGACGAGGAGGCCCGTGTCGCCCGCGAGGAAGCTCCGCATCGCCTCGTCCTTCTCCGCGGAGGAGAGGCGTCCGTGCAGGAGCCGCACGGCGATGTCCGGGAAACGGGCCTGGAGCTGCTCGAACATGACCGTGGCGGCGCGGACCTCGAGGGTCTCGGACTCCTCGACGAGGGGGTAGATGACGTAGGCCTGGCGGCCCTGGGCGAGCTGGTCTCCGAGGAAGTCGAACGCGGCATCGCGGCTGTCGGGTCCGCGCACGGCGGTTCGGATCGGGCGGCGGCCGGGGGGAAGTTCGTCGATGATCGAGAGGTCGAGGTCGCCGTAGAGGACGAGGGCGAGGCTGCGGGGGATCGGCGTCGCGGACATCACGAGGGCGTCGGGGGCCTCGCCGCTCTCCCGGAGCCGGCGGCGCTGTTCCACGCCGAAGCGGTGCTGTTCGTCGATGACGACGAGCCCGGGGGCCGCGAAGTCGACGCCTTCCTGGATCAGGGCGTGCGTGCCGACGATGAGGCGCGCGTCGCCGGCCGCGATCCGCTCCAGAGCCTGCCGCCGCGCCTTCCCCGTGACGGCGCCGGTCAGGAGTTCGGGCTCCAGGCCGAGCGGGCCGAGCATCTTCTCGAACGTGCGCCGGTGCTGCTCCGCCAGCAGTTCGGTCGGGGCCATGATCGCCGCCTGCCGCCCCGCCTCGATCGCCTTGAGCATGGCGAGCGCGGCCACGACCGTCTTCCCGCTCCCCACATCCCCCTGCAGCAGGCGGTTCATCGGCGAAGGCCGGGCCATGTCGGCCTCGATCTCGGACCAGGCGCGGCGCTGGGCCGCGGTGAGCTTGAAGGGGAGGGCCTTCAGGAGCGAGCGCGTGAGCGTGGGCGGGGCGTCGAAGGCGACGCCGCGGACCTCGTGGCGAAGGCGCGCCCGGGCTCGGGCGTGGAGAAGCTGGAGAAAGAAGAGTTCCTCGAAGGCGAGGCGACGGCGGCAGGGCTCGACCCGGGAGACGGCTGGCGGGCGGTGCAGCGTGCGGAGCGCCTCCGCGAGCGGGGGGAGGGACAGTTCCTTCAGCCAGTCACCGGGAATCGGGTCTTCGTCTCCGAGGTCGGAGAGGAGGCTTGCGAGGTTCAGGTGGATGACGGCGCGGATCTGCCGGTGCGTGAGCCCTTCGGTGGCGGGGTAGACGGGGAACACCCGCCCCGCGGCCGCACGCTCCCCTCGCTCCCCGGAGGGTACGGACCGTTCGGCGGACTTGTCGCCGGAGGCGCCTCTTTCGTCGGAGGCCCGGCTCAGCACGATGTGCTCGCGCGGCTGCAGCTGCCGGCCGTGGTAGAAGCGCACGGGTCCGGAGGCAAGCATCAGGTCGCCCTTGTCGATCGTGCGGTCGAGCCACGGGCGCCCCGGCCAGGCACACTCGATGTGGCCGCTCCCGTCGCGGATCACGGCCCGGAAGACGCGCAGCCGGCGGCGCGTGGGGATGACGCCCTTCGAGACCACGCGCCCGATGACCGTCGCATCCTGGCCGACCTTCAGCTCGGAGATCGCGTCGACCGTGGTCGCGTCCTCATACCGGTACGGAAGGTGGTAGAGCAGGTCGCGGCCCGTATGCACGTCGAGTTTCGCGAAGCGTTCCGCCCGCCGGGGGCCCACACCCTTCAGGTACTGCACGGATCCCCGCAGGATGGAACGCCCGCCCTTCACCGGATCACGGCTCCAGGATCTTGTCGAGATAGCGGTCGGGCGAGAACGTCTCGAGGTCTTCCGGGGACTCCCCCACGCCGAGAAAGCGGACGGGCACGGCGAGTTCGCGCACGACGGAGACGACGGTGCCGGCGCGCGCCGTGCTGTCGAACTTCGCGAGCACGAGGCCCGTGAGGTCGAGCGACGTCCCGAACTGTCGCGCCTGGTTCATCACGTTCTGCCCGGAGGTGGCGTCGACGACCAGCAACCGCTCGTACGGCGCGCCCTCCACCTGTCGGCCGAGCACGCGATCGATCTTGACCAGTTCGCGCATCAGGTCGTCCTGCGTGTGCAGCCGGCCAGCCGTGTCGACCAGCACCCAGTCGGCATCCCGCGCGCGCGCCGCCGCCACCGCGTCGAACGCCACCGAGGCCGGGTCCGCTCCGGGCGTTCCCCCGACGAAGTCGGTCCGCAGCCGTTCCGCCCACGCCCGGAGCTGCTCCTGCGCCCCGGCCCGGAAGGTGTCCGCCGCCGCGAGCAGCACGCGGCCGCCCTCGGCCTGCAGGCGCGCGGCCAGCTTCGCCGCGGTCGTCGTCTTCCCCACGCCGTTCACGCCCACGAGGAGAAGGACTCCCGGCCCGTCGCCGCGCGGAGGCGAGGCGGTCGGCGCAGCGGCGGGAGGCCCGGCGGCGGCCAGCGTCTCGGCGAGCCGGGCCCTCAGCGTATCGCGCAGATCGCCCTCCGTCGCGATGGCGCCGCGGCTCGCCGCCCGCTCGAGCGCCTCGACCAGCTCGAGCGTCGTGTCGACCCCGAAGTCCGCTTCGAGCAGGACTTCCTCCAGTCGCTCGAAGGCGGCGCCGTCGAGCCCGCCGTCGACCAGCGTGTTCACGTCCGTGAGCGCGAAGTCGACGATCCGCCGCCACAGGCCGCGTTTGGAGCGGCGGAGCGTTCCGGTCACCGGAGTCCGATCCGGTGCCGCCACACCCACTCCCCGCACAGAAGGAGAACGGCGAGGAGGAATGGCCACACGGGCCGGGGCGACCGGACTTCGGCCGGCGGGCGGGGAGAGGGCTGCGCCACGATGGCCAGCGGTTCGGATGGAGGCCCGGGGAGAAACTCCCGCGGGTCGGGTTCGACGTGGACGGGCCGGCGGAGTTCGACCGGTCCCTCGGGGCCGGTCGCCGTCACGAGCACGTCGTAGCGGCCGGCGGGGAGACCGGCGCCCACGACTTCGGCCGGTGGATCCGCGACGGAATCGCTCCACACCTCCGCGCCCGCCTCATCGAGCACCTGGATCGTGAGATCGGAAGATCCGGGACGGATGCGCCACACCGGCGGTTCGCCGGGCGCCGGCGTCCGCACGAGCGAGGCCAGCCGGGGCGTGGCGTCCTCGACGAGCCAGCCGACGATGCCGCTGAACACGCCCTCGTAGACCCGGCGCGGCTCGCTCCCCCGCAGCGACCAGCGCCACCAGTCGGAAGCCGCGGACAGCGCCCACCTGCGCGTCCCATCTTCGCCCGCCGTGAGGAGGGGCCTGCCCTCTCCGCGCCGGTTACGGCTCGCGTTGATCGCCGACCATGTCCCCGCGGGCTCCACGGCATAGAGTTCGCGGACGGGAGGCAGGAGATCCAGGTCGGCCTCGGCGAGGAGCGCCGCCGAAGGGCTCGCCGGCACCGCCCCGGCGGGATACCACTCCCCGGGCAGGGGACCCGTGACGCGCGCCCCGACCCCCGGCACGTCACCCGGCCCCGCGGCGAAGAAGAGCGTGCGCGCGTGCGTCCTCAGCGCGCCGGCCAGCCACGGCGGGAGATCGTCCGGCGAGGCCTGGACCGCAAGCAGCCGGGCGCCCCGCACCGCCTCGCGAACCCGGGATCCCTCGACGACGCGGGGACCGGTGCCCATCTCGACGAAACGGCCGTCGGCAAGACGCAGATAGCCGCGCGCACCACCCAGGACGAGCCGGTCGAGGGCCGGCACGAGGAAACGGGCTTCCCAGTCGGGGGCCAGCGACACGAGTACGGCCCCGGCGGAGGACTCCGAGACCTCGATCCAGGCGCCCGTCCGGCCGGCGACGCCGAACGGGTCCGGTGGATCGGTGAGTACGGCTTCGTAGCGCCGCCAGACGGGTTCGGCGCCTTCGTCGCGCGGCACGAAGGCGACTTCGGCGCGGCCCGTCCGCCCGGGAGCGGGGCGGGGCGCACGCACGGTCGCGACGACCGTTCCGTCGCGCTCGAGCTGGAAGCTCACGCTGTCGGGGAGTTCGCCCTCGCCGCCCGATCCCCCGCCGGCGTGAAACTCGAGCGTGGCGCGGACGGTATCGCCGGCCCGGGCCCGCTCCGGCGCCCGCAGCGCCGCGAGCGCCACGCGGGGCTCGGCGGCGGCGACGCGGAGTTCGCGCACCCCGAGGCCCAGACCCGCGGCCGTCTCACGGGCGGCGTCGCGGTCCGTCAACTCGCCGTCGGTGAGCACCCATACGCTGTCGGCTCCGCCCAGCCGCGCGGCCTGCAGAGCTGGTTCCAGACGGCTGGCGTCGTGCCCCGCGCCGAGCGCCTCCAGCGAATCGAGCCGGGCGGGGACGGGACGGTCCCCAAACAGGTAGATCCGGTCGGGAGCGAGTCCGGGAAGAAGGGCCAGGGCCGAGTCGAGCCGCGTCGTCCCGCCGGCCCCTCCGGCGCGGACCGGCAGCGTCATGCTGCGCGAGATGTCGAGAAGCACGACGCGTTCGGGGACGCCGACGCCGCTGTCGCGCAGGGCGGGCAGCGCGAGGGCGCCGAGAATCAGGAAGACGGCCGCGGCCCGGACGGCGGCGGGACCGGCGCGCCCCGCCACACGCTCCTCGCGCGCGCCATAGGCCCAGCCGACGAGCACGACAGCGCCAAGCGCGACGAGAACCCAGAGGCCGGGGCTCAATCCTGTGTGCGGCGGGCGCGCTGCGTGGGATGGACAGGCATCGGAAGACTCCGCAGCCGCGACAGCACGACGTGCCGAAGCGCCGCAAACCGCTCGCGCAACTCAGCGGGGACCGGCTCGGCCCTGGGCAACTGCAGGCGGGCCGGGTTCACCTGGGCGCCGTTCCGGAGAAACTCGTAGTGAAGGTGAGGCGCGGTCGCGAGACCGGTGTCGCCCACATACCCGATGACCTGCCCCTGCTCCACCTGGGTGCCGGCCGCGACGCCGCGCGCGACGTTGGACAGGTGCGCATACCGGGTGCGGATATTGTTCGCGTGACGGATCTCGACGGCGTTCCCGTAGTTCCCCCACCACCCCGCCCGAGTGACGCGTCCCGCGCCCGTCGCGCGCACGGGCGTGCCCCTCGCCGCCCCGTAATCGACGCCGAGGTGCGGTCGAGTGCGCCGCAGCACCGGGTGGAACCGCCTGAGGTTGAAGGCGCTCGTCACGCGGACGATGTCCAGGGGCGCGAGCAGGAACTGACCCCGGAGGGCTTCGCCCGCTTCGTCGTAGTACTCGGCGCGCTCGTCCGGGACATGCTCGAATCGCACGCCCGTGAGGACCCGCCGGTCGTTCCGGAAATCCGCGGCGAGCACCCTGGCATCCCGCACGGATCCATCCGGCCGCACTTCGCGCTCGATGAGAACCCGGTATGCATCGTCCCGCCGCAGATCGCGCCAGAAGTCGATCTGCCACGCGAACACCTGCGAGATCCGGTACGCCACATCGAAGCGTTCGGCGTCGCCTAGCGTTTCCACATCTCCCGACAACTCCGCGTCGAACAGGTTCGACCGGATGAGACCCGCAAGGAGGAGCGTGTCCCGCACGACTTGCACCGAGTCCAGCCGGCCCGACCACAGAGGTGCGGCTTCGCCGCGCGACCACAGATGGAGGATGCGGTCGGCGTCGAGGTCGACGCGGATGCGCGCCGGAGGCTCGCCCGGCCTGCGCACGAAGTGAATCGCGACGCCGGGCCGCAGCCGGCGCGGACTCTCGAATTCGACCATCGCTTCCACGATGGCGTGCGTCGCCGCGGGACCCAGGCCATGGTCCTCGAACACATCCCCCAGCGTCTCGCCCCGCCGCAGACGATGCACGAGCGCGAGGGGCGCCGGCGGCGTCGGCACGTTGACGACCTTGACGTCCTCGGGCCGCTCGGCCCGGGGACCGAACGCGGCCCAGCCGAGGATCAGAATCCCGGCGAGGGCTAACCCAACCGCGGTAGAGAGTCTTGTTCTCAAGCGCTCAATCCATCTGTCGCCGTATGAAGGTCGGGATCTCGAGATCCTCGAACTCCACGCGGGCATCGGTCCACGAGTCGCGGTCCGGCACTTCCGGCTCCGCGTTCGGCGTCACCTCCTCGGACACCGGCTGCTCCGCAGGTTGCGGCGCCAGTTCTTCCGCCAGTTCCTCCGCCAGTGCCGGCGCAGATTCCGGCGCGGCTTCAGGCGCCGGCTCGGACGCGGGCTCGGACATCGGCTCCTCCGCCGCCAGCGCCTCGAACGCAATGTCCGCCCGCTTCACTTCCAGGGGGGGATCCAGGGGCTCGGGCTCCGGTGGCGCGGGGGGCGCGGAGCGGTCGTCGACCACACTCGGACCGCCGTACTTCGACCCGATGACCACCGGGGTGGCGCGCGACCGCGGCGGCGCCTGACTCACGGGAATCACCCTCTCGGCCATCGGCGCCGGCTCGTCTCCCTCCATGTCTCCGAAGCCCGTCGCAATCACCGTCACGCGGAGCTTGCCCTCGAGTTGGGGGTCGTGCACGACTCCGAAGATCATCTCGCCCTCGTCACCCGCGGCCTCCTGGATGATCGAGTTGGCCGTCGTGACTTCATCGATCGTCAGGTCGGGACCGCCGCTGATGTTGATGAGGACCCCCGTGGCGCCGTTGATGGATACGTTGTCGAGGAGGGGCGAGCAAATGGCCTCCTGCGCCGCCTCCACCGCCCGGTCCTCGCCCGACGCGGTTCCGGTTCCCATCAGGGCGGCCCCGCGGTTCGACATCACTGTACGGACGTCGGCGAAATCCACGTTCACCTCGCCGGTCACGGAGATCAGGTCCGAGATCCCCTGGGTCGCCTGCAGGAGGACCTCGTCCGCCTTCTTGAGCGCCTGTCGGAAGGTCATCTCCTTCCCTACGACCGCGAGCAGACGCTCGTTCGGCACGACGATCATCGTGTCCACCGCGCGCCGAAGCTCGCGCAGCCCGATCTCCGCGTACCGCATCCTCTTCTTGCCCTCGAAGTGGAAGGGGCGCGTCACGATCGCGATGCAGAGCGACCCCATTTCGCGCGCCATGCCGCCGATGATCGGGGCCGCGCCCGTGCCTGTGCCTCCACCCATCCCCGCCGTGACGAAGACGAGATCCGCGCCCGCGATCACAGATCGTATCTCGTCGGAACTCTCGGACATCGCCTGCCGTCCGATCTCGGGACGGGCGCCGGCCCCCAGGCCTCGCGTGAGTTCCTTCCCGATCTGGACTCTCAGGTGGGCGCCGGATTCCTTCAACGCCTGGGCGTCGGTGTTGACCGCGATGAACTCCACCCCTTCGAGTTCCTCATCGATCATGCGGTTGACCGCGTTGCCGCCGGCGCCACCCACGCCGACGACCTTCATTTTTGCGTTACGCACGCCGTTTTCGTCGAATGCAAAGACCATGTGTCCCCTCCCTCCCATCAGAAAAACTCCCGTAGCCACCCGCCGACCTTCGTGAAGGCGCGGGTCGCTCCCACCAACCCTCCGGCCGATGCCCGCGACGCTCCGTAGAGCACCAGCCCCGTGGCCGTGCTGTAGGACGGACGCGCGAGACCCTCCGCCATGCCCGTGAGGCCGAGCGAAGGAATGCCGGTGCGGACCGGCAGATTGAAGACCGAGCGTGCCAGATCTTCCGTGTGCGCGAGCGAAACCCCGCCCCCGCTCAGCACGATCCCCGCCTCGAGTCCGCCCAGCGTTCCGCTCGTCTCCAGTTCCTCGTACACCAGTCCAAGAATCTCGTCCAGCCGCTGCTCGATAATGTGCAGCAGCAGCTCTCGTGACACACGTCGGGCGCGCCCGTGGCGAGCCCCGGAGACGTCGAGCAGTTCCTGCGAATCGGCCCGATCGCGCAGCGCTCCACCGTGTCGCTCCTTGAGTTGCGCGGCCTCGTCTTCGTGAACGCCGAGGCCGCGCGCGATATCCCGCGTAACGATCGATCCGCCCCACGGCAGCGTCGCCGCGTGGAGGATGCGGTGCCCTCCGTACACGAGTACGTCGGTCGTCGCGCCGCCGATCTCGACCAGGGCCACACCGGCCTCGCG
Encoded here:
- a CDS encoding 6-bladed beta-propeller; translated protein: MRGLLLGCALALGVAPVSGQVSGRIPEWTLERGVTIGSVDDPVYGLSRVGWVLADDQHVFVLQPQDGKVRVFSRAGEFVRDLGRRGEGPGELMRPNQMGWHGSRLWVTDPMSARLTFFDVATGEAETIQYRADVPGSFQRWIPLAVLANGRVVASPELTTPSGGLPTVSEIPVIVTEPDGTLPDTLARQSIVGLFRKITAGLAVGESWVVSPIQDQDLIAFAPDGSSVVLVKRQSWDGRTSPAEFEVTRIDLHGDTVYRRSFEYEPRPVPPDFFDDRIASSIDRPSINNRRAHARALREFYEQHRYFPPVASVEVGNDGTTWLAGLREENGDREWLVLDGSGSAIGRLRPPGGILFADLTECWVVERDALDIPYVVRYDVVR
- the ftsY gene encoding signal recognition particle-docking protein FtsY, with protein sequence MTGTLRRSKRGLWRRIVDFALTDVNTLVDGGLDGAAFERLEEVLLEADFGVDTTLELVEALERAASRGAIATEGDLRDTLRARLAETLAAAGPPAAAPTASPPRGDGPGVLLLVGVNGVGKTTTAAKLAARLQAEGGRVLLAAADTFRAGAQEQLRAWAERLRTDFVGGTPGADPASVAFDAVAAARARDADWVLVDTAGRLHTQDDLMRELVKIDRVLGRQVEGAPYERLLVVDATSGQNVMNQARQFGTSLDLTGLVLAKFDSTARAGTVVSVVRELAVPVRFLGVGESPEDLETFSPDRYLDKILEP
- the asnS gene encoding asparagine--tRNA ligase; this encodes MSEHTVTISELPAHIGDEVRLRGWVRRLRSSGKIAFLVLRDGTDEVQCVFVRNEIPPETWEPLTTVGHEACVAVTGVVRADTRAPSGVELTASGFEVLGPSVDFPIQPKEHGVDFLLENRHLWLRSARQIAIMRIRDEVIRAIHDFLHHEGFVHVDTPILTGAIGESAGTLFETEYFDLGTAYLAQTGQLYVEAAAAALGKVYCFGPTFRAEKSKTRRHLTEFWMVEPEAPWIDSDGNMELQERFICWIVKRVLYNQRDQLEALGRDISKLEAIQPPFDRISYTDAVAFLQSKGSDIEWGSDLGATAETLLVEGRDKPLFVFDYPKGVKAFYMKENPEDPRTVKCNDMLAPEGYGEVIGGSQREDDHDKLLARIREEGLPEASYDWYLDLRKYGTFTHSGFGLGIERTVTWMCGIDHLRETIAFPRMMTRITP
- a CDS encoding RidA family protein; protein product: MTRKQLPATALALVAALALLGTALMPATPLAAQEHAEMSAMMHSVEYLGGRPNSPFSEAVRVGNVLYLSGKLGTVPGEGLVEGGIIPETQQTMRNIGDALERYGSSLDQVVKCTVFLADIADFRDMSRTYMEFFPNDRPARSALAVGGLVLNARVEIECIATVGLPGGDDGDGGS
- the recG gene encoding ATP-dependent DNA helicase RecG; this translates as MKGGRSILRGSVQYLKGVGPRRAERFAKLDVHTGRDLLYHLPYRYEDATTVDAISELKVGQDATVIGRVVSKGVIPTRRRLRVFRAVIRDGSGHIECAWPGRPWLDRTIDKGDLMLASGPVRFYHGRQLQPREHIVLSRASDERGASGDKSAERSVPSGERGERAAAGRVFPVYPATEGLTHRQIRAVIHLNLASLLSDLGDEDPIPGDWLKELSLPPLAEALRTLHRPPAVSRVEPCRRRLAFEELFFLQLLHARARARLRHEVRGVAFDAPPTLTRSLLKALPFKLTAAQRRAWSEIEADMARPSPMNRLLQGDVGSGKTVVAALAMLKAIEAGRQAAIMAPTELLAEQHRRTFEKMLGPLGLEPELLTGAVTGKARRQALERIAAGDARLIVGTHALIQEGVDFAAPGLVVIDEQHRFGVEQRRRLRESGEAPDALVMSATPIPRSLALVLYGDLDLSIIDELPPGRRPIRTAVRGPDSRDAAFDFLGDQLAQGRQAYVIYPLVEESETLEVRAATVMFEQLQARFPDIAVRLLHGRLSSAEKDEAMRSFLAGDTGLLVATTVIEVGIDVPNATVMIIEDAERFGLAQLHQLRGRVGRGAEQSYCIVFHASETPSERLVAFEKKTDGFELAEEDLRIRGQGDLFGKEQHGAVLLRFAQLDRDIDLLETGRRRARAIVEADPGLSKPAHRRFRHELDLRYARREALYHVG